The Aureitalea marina genome includes a window with the following:
- the dnaJ gene encoding molecular chaperone DnaJ, giving the protein MKEDFYDILGVSKNATSAEIKKAYRKKAIEYHPDKNPGDTKAEEMFKKAAEAYEVLSDPDKKAKYDQFGHQAFEGGGFGGGGMNMDDIFSQFGDIFGSAFGGGGFGGFGFGGGGQRRVKGSNLRIRVKLSLEDIANGVDKKIKVKRKKVAAGTTYKTCGTCNGQGQVTRIQNTILGRMQTATTCSTCGGSGQVVDSRGSGSDSMGMMVEEETVSIKIPAGVVDGMQLKVSGKGNEAPGGGIAGDLLVAIEEMPHEQLQRDGDNLHYDLYISFSDAALGTSQEIDTVSGKVRIKIEPGTQSGKILRLRNKGIPSINGYGSGDLLVHVNVWTPRHLSKEQKEFFQRMKTDENFEPKPEKQDKSFFEKVKDMFS; this is encoded by the coding sequence ATGAAGGAAGATTTTTATGACATATTAGGCGTCTCTAAGAACGCTACTTCGGCCGAGATCAAAAAGGCCTACAGAAAGAAGGCCATTGAGTATCATCCGGATAAGAATCCAGGCGATACCAAAGCTGAAGAGATGTTCAAGAAGGCAGCAGAAGCCTACGAAGTACTTAGTGACCCGGACAAGAAAGCCAAATATGACCAATTTGGTCACCAAGCCTTTGAAGGAGGAGGATTTGGAGGTGGCGGCATGAATATGGACGACATTTTCAGCCAATTCGGTGATATTTTTGGAAGTGCATTTGGGGGTGGTGGCTTTGGTGGTTTTGGTTTTGGCGGCGGCGGACAACGCCGTGTCAAAGGCAGTAACCTGAGGATACGGGTTAAACTGAGCCTGGAGGACATTGCTAACGGAGTCGATAAGAAGATCAAGGTCAAACGAAAGAAGGTTGCGGCAGGGACTACTTACAAAACCTGTGGCACCTGTAATGGTCAGGGCCAGGTTACCCGAATTCAGAATACCATCTTGGGCCGCATGCAGACAGCCACAACCTGTTCTACTTGTGGCGGAAGTGGCCAGGTAGTGGATTCTCGTGGAAGCGGATCTGATTCTATGGGTATGATGGTGGAAGAGGAAACTGTGAGTATCAAAATACCTGCGGGTGTAGTAGATGGCATGCAGTTAAAGGTTTCCGGAAAGGGAAACGAAGCTCCTGGAGGAGGAATTGCCGGAGACCTTTTGGTCGCTATAGAAGAAATGCCACACGAGCAACTTCAACGGGATGGCGATAACCTGCATTACGACCTGTATATCAGTTTTAGCGATGCCGCCCTGGGAACCTCCCAGGAGATAGACACTGTAAGTGGTAAGGTCAGGATCAAGATCGAACCGGGTACTCAGAGTGGAAAGATCCTCCGTCTGAGAAACAAAGGAATTCCTAGTATCAATGGGTATGGTTCCGGAGATCTGCTGGTCCATGTCAATGTTTGGACTCCACGTCACTTATCCAAGGAACAAAAAGAATTCTTCCAGCGGATGAAAACGGACGAGAACTTTGAGCCGAAACCTGAAAAACAGGACAAGTCATTCTTTGAAAAGGTAAAGGACATGTTTTCTTAA
- a CDS encoding dipeptidyl-peptidase 3 family protein yields the protein MKRQLILGLSLLLAVLWSCANDKSKEAEKTDEVAQTEMASDNFDYQVDQFADLRILRYQIPGFEELSLNEQKLVYFLTQAGLAGRDMMWDQNYRHNLEIREALEGIYTRYKGEKESEDWMAFETYLKRVWFSNGIHHHYSNDKIKPGFSAEYLQGLLSQTNTTLEGEAFEVIFNDKDAKKVNLSKDADIVLESAINFYGPDVTTADVEAYYGSFDVDPNEPIEIGLNTRLVKENGELKELVYKSGGLYGAAIDQVIFWLEKAREVAESEAQAKALGLLIEYYRTGSLDIWDDYAVAWVNSTEGNIDWINGFIEVYNDPKGYKGSYETIVEIKDFDMSKKMAVLSNEAQWFEDNSPLMPEHKKKEVKGVSYKTVIVAGEAGDASPSTPIGVNLPNNNWIRQTHGSKSVSLGNIINSYNNAGGSGRLKEFAHDPQEIELEEKYGQQADKLHTALHEVVGHASGQINEGVGTPKETLKSYKSTIEEGRADLFGLYYLMDPKLQELGLTDNYEELGKAAYDGYIRNGLVGQLVRLELGADVEEAHMRNRQWVSAWVYEKGEADNVITKVERDGKTYYDIQDYQKLRELFGELLKETQRITSEGDYEAAKALVEDYGVKVDQELHAQVLERNKQFKSPPYSGFVNPYIIPLTDDQGEITGFRIQHPESFEAQMLEYSKVYGHLRKSEAVQM from the coding sequence CTTCGAATCCTGCGTTATCAGATACCAGGTTTCGAGGAGCTTAGCCTGAACGAACAAAAACTGGTCTATTTCCTGACACAAGCCGGTCTTGCCGGTCGCGATATGATGTGGGACCAGAATTACCGCCACAACCTGGAGATTAGGGAAGCACTGGAAGGTATCTACACCAGATACAAAGGAGAGAAAGAGTCTGAAGATTGGATGGCCTTTGAGACCTACCTCAAACGAGTTTGGTTCTCCAACGGTATTCATCATCACTACAGCAATGATAAGATCAAGCCTGGATTCTCTGCCGAATATCTCCAAGGATTGCTAAGCCAGACCAATACTACTTTAGAGGGAGAGGCTTTCGAGGTGATCTTTAACGATAAGGATGCCAAAAAGGTTAACCTAAGCAAGGATGCCGACATCGTACTGGAGAGTGCTATCAATTTTTACGGACCTGATGTGACCACGGCAGATGTGGAAGCCTATTACGGTTCCTTTGATGTAGATCCTAACGAGCCCATTGAGATCGGTCTAAACACCAGATTGGTCAAGGAAAATGGCGAGTTAAAAGAGCTGGTTTACAAAAGCGGCGGACTATATGGAGCTGCGATCGACCAGGTGATCTTTTGGTTAGAAAAGGCCAGGGAAGTAGCTGAGAGCGAAGCTCAGGCCAAAGCCCTGGGTCTGCTGATCGAGTATTATCGAACGGGTAGTTTGGACATTTGGGACGATTATGCTGTGGCTTGGGTAAACTCCACAGAGGGAAACATCGATTGGATCAATGGTTTTATAGAAGTTTATAACGACCCTAAGGGTTACAAAGGATCCTATGAGACCATCGTAGAGATCAAGGATTTTGACATGTCCAAAAAGATGGCCGTGCTCTCTAACGAAGCCCAGTGGTTTGAAGATAATTCCCCACTGATGCCGGAGCACAAGAAGAAGGAAGTTAAGGGAGTTTCTTATAAGACCGTAATTGTGGCCGGTGAGGCCGGGGATGCTTCTCCATCTACTCCGATCGGGGTCAACTTGCCCAATAACAACTGGATCCGTCAAACCCACGGGAGTAAATCCGTCAGTCTGGGTAATATCATCAACTCTTACAACAATGCCGGAGGTAGTGGAAGGTTGAAGGAATTCGCACACGACCCTCAGGAGATCGAGTTGGAAGAGAAGTACGGGCAACAAGCTGATAAATTACACACTGCACTGCACGAAGTTGTTGGGCACGCTTCCGGTCAGATCAATGAAGGTGTGGGCACGCCCAAGGAAACCCTAAAGAGTTACAAATCGACCATAGAGGAGGGCCGGGCCGATCTGTTCGGTCTGTATTACCTAATGGATCCTAAATTACAAGAACTAGGACTAACCGATAATTACGAGGAATTGGGCAAGGCCGCATATGATGGTTATATCCGAAATGGACTTGTTGGTCAGCTGGTACGTTTGGAACTGGGAGCTGACGTAGAGGAGGCCCACATGAGAAATCGCCAATGGGTTAGTGCCTGGGTATATGAAAAAGGAGAAGCCGATAATGTGATCACCAAGGTAGAACGAGATGGTAAGACCTACTACGACATCCAGGATTACCAAAAACTTCGTGAGCTATTTGGTGAGCTATTGAAGGAAACCCAGCGGATCACATCCGAGGGCGACTACGAGGCTGCCAAAGCCCTGGTAGAAGACTATGGCGTAAAGGTAGACCAGGAATTGCACGCCCAGGTACTGGAACGAAATAAGCAGTTCAAGTCACCACCTTACAGTGGTTTTGTAAATCCTTACATCATCCCACTTACGGATGATCAAGGGGAGATCACTGGATTCAGGATCCAACATCCGGAAAGTTTTGAAGCGCAAATGCTGGAATACAGCAAGGTCTACGGACATCTCAGGAAATCTGAAGCCGTTCAGATGTAA
- a CDS encoding nucleoside triphosphate pyrophosphohydrolase family protein has product MQDKIAAVAKFHDAFGLGIRHSPKADLGESLNLLRYKLMREENEEYLEAANDGDLVEVADALGDMLYILCGTIIEHGMQYKIEEVFAEIQRSNMSKLGADGKPIYREDGKVLKGPNYFKPDIAGILEN; this is encoded by the coding sequence ATGCAAGACAAGATAGCCGCAGTTGCCAAATTTCACGATGCTTTCGGTCTGGGGATCAGACATAGCCCCAAAGCCGACCTGGGCGAATCCCTGAACCTACTTCGCTATAAACTGATGCGCGAGGAGAATGAGGAATATCTGGAAGCGGCCAACGACGGAGACCTGGTAGAGGTTGCCGATGCTTTAGGCGATATGCTGTACATCTTGTGTGGTACCATCATTGAGCACGGCATGCAGTACAAGATCGAGGAAGTATTTGCAGAGATCCAGCGCAGCAATATGAGCAAATTGGGTGCCGATGGTAAGCCCATATACCGGGAAGATGGTAAAGTGCTGAAAGGACCTAACTATTTTAAACCGGACATTGCCGGTATCCTGGAGAACTAA
- a CDS encoding TIGR01777 family oxidoreductase gives MKVLIAGATGLIGQELVRQCLEKEIAVNYLTTRKDKIIHRENYNGYHWSPDHGEMDLDALKGVTVVINLAGATVAKRWNKSYKEQVLNSRIQTAQVIFNGLSSIEHRVQHYIGASGISYYPDSDKERYKEDFEQHSPSFLGRVTRDWEAAALAMEKLGVKVGLVRTGLVMDMQAGALPQMVGPIRKGLGAPLGRGTQWQSWIHIKDIAAIYLFMAENGLTGIYNGVAPNPVTNKALTLKIAQVIGKKIILPPVPAFMLRLMLGEMADLVLEGQWVSCEKIRQAGYVFQYDHVDLALDDLLG, from the coding sequence ATGAAAGTACTCATTGCAGGAGCTACTGGGTTGATCGGTCAGGAATTGGTGCGGCAATGCCTGGAAAAAGAGATAGCGGTCAATTACCTGACCACCCGTAAGGATAAGATCATTCACCGAGAAAATTACAATGGATATCACTGGAGTCCGGACCATGGTGAAATGGACCTGGATGCCCTAAAGGGCGTAACTGTCGTCATAAACTTGGCCGGTGCCACGGTGGCAAAACGTTGGAACAAGTCCTATAAAGAGCAGGTACTCAATAGCCGTATACAGACCGCACAAGTTATATTCAATGGGCTAAGTAGTATAGAACACAGAGTCCAACATTATATAGGAGCCAGCGGTATCAGCTATTACCCAGATTCTGATAAGGAGCGCTACAAGGAAGATTTCGAGCAACACTCACCTTCATTTTTAGGTCGTGTAACTCGAGACTGGGAGGCTGCCGCTCTGGCCATGGAAAAACTAGGAGTAAAAGTTGGCCTGGTCCGAACTGGACTGGTCATGGATATGCAGGCAGGAGCTCTGCCTCAGATGGTCGGCCCGATCAGGAAAGGACTGGGTGCGCCTCTGGGACGAGGTACTCAATGGCAAAGTTGGATTCATATCAAGGATATAGCCGCGATCTATCTGTTCATGGCAGAAAATGGTCTTACCGGCATTTACAATGGAGTGGCACCTAATCCGGTCACGAATAAAGCCTTAACCTTGAAGATTGCCCAAGTCATCGGGAAGAAGATCATCCTGCCCCCAGTACCGGCATTCATGCTTCGCCTAATGTTGGGCGAAATGGCTGATCTTGTCCTGGAAGGGCAATGGGTGAGCTGCGAAAAGATCAGGCAAGCCGGATATGTCTTCCAATATGACCATGTAGACTTGGCACTCGACGATCTGTTAGGCTAA
- a CDS encoding nucleotide exchange factor GrpE, whose protein sequence is MSKKEEQEITPEEAVKPEKKSKKAKKEGEELETVKADLAAEKDRYLRLFAEFENYKRRTTKERVELFKTAGQEVMVALLPVLDDFDRALKEIERSGDDGLFQGVELISNKLKETLRAQGLKATDDEVGTTFDAEIHEAVTQIPAPSDEMKGKVIDVIEKGYTLGEKIIRFPKVVIGQ, encoded by the coding sequence ATGAGTAAGAAAGAAGAACAAGAGATCACACCAGAAGAAGCTGTGAAGCCTGAGAAGAAAAGCAAAAAGGCCAAAAAGGAAGGAGAGGAATTGGAGACGGTAAAGGCTGATCTGGCGGCCGAAAAGGATCGCTATCTGCGCTTGTTTGCAGAGTTCGAAAATTATAAACGCAGAACGACCAAGGAGCGGGTCGAGTTATTTAAAACGGCTGGTCAGGAGGTCATGGTTGCCTTACTCCCTGTATTAGACGACTTTGATCGGGCGTTGAAAGAAATTGAGCGTTCAGGAGATGATGGCCTATTCCAAGGGGTAGAACTGATCAGCAACAAACTGAAAGAGACCTTGCGCGCTCAGGGCTTGAAGGCTACTGATGATGAGGTTGGGACCACTTTTGATGCCGAGATCCATGAGGCCGTAACCCAAATCCCTGCTCCATCAGATGAAATGAAGGGCAAGGTGATCGACGTGATCGAAAAGGGCTATACCCTGGGCGAGAAGATCATTCGATTCCCCAAGGTAGTGATAGGACAATAA
- a CDS encoding DUF4920 domain-containing protein, giving the protein MKKSLYIALLATIAVVGCKEKTQDAEAETSAAPTEEIAVNYQSFGQQIDDQEVSDKAAMLEQYMSMKEGDTIAMKFRSKVNTVCQMKGCWMRLDLGDEEVHVTFKDYGFFVPKDIADQEVIVEGIAYVEMTDVDTLKHFAEDAGKPQAEIDAITEPQLTYAFLSSGVLLPEKQ; this is encoded by the coding sequence ATGAAAAAGTCATTATACATCGCCTTGCTAGCGACAATAGCCGTAGTTGGTTGTAAGGAAAAAACACAAGATGCAGAGGCTGAAACCTCAGCTGCACCAACGGAAGAAATTGCGGTGAATTATCAATCCTTCGGCCAACAGATCGATGATCAAGAAGTGTCGGATAAAGCGGCCATGTTGGAGCAATACATGAGCATGAAAGAGGGAGATACTATTGCTATGAAATTTCGTTCCAAGGTCAACACAGTATGTCAGATGAAAGGATGCTGGATGCGACTGGATCTGGGAGATGAGGAAGTTCATGTGACCTTTAAGGATTACGGTTTCTTCGTTCCCAAGGATATCGCAGATCAGGAAGTGATCGTCGAGGGAATCGCCTATGTGGAGATGACCGATGTGGATACCTTGAAACACTTTGCAGAGGACGCTGGAAAACCACAAGCCGAGATCGATGCCATAACCGAACCTCAGCTGACCTATGCCTTCCTGTCCTCTGGTGTGCTGCTGCCAGAAAAACAATAA
- a CDS encoding ABC transporter ATP-binding protein, with protein sequence MHNLLIADSVTKNYGEFRALNEVSISVPQGSIFGLLGPNGAGKTTLIRIINQITMPDTGSVTLDGEPLRPDHIRYIGYLPEERGLYKSMKVGEQALYLAQLKGLSKADAKKKLLYWFERLEIGDWWNKKIQELSKGMAQKIQFVVTVLHEPKLLIFDEPFSGFDPINANLIKEQILYLRDQGSTVIFSTHRMESVEEMCDHIALIHKSNKILDGKLLDIKRAYKSNTYEVGLIAPDRDQVTAQLKERFELFPADFKTINDELQYKIRIPEDHSANQLVQFLTTKGSLTHFVEVVPTANDIFIETVSKN encoded by the coding sequence ATGCACAATCTCCTAATTGCCGACTCCGTAACTAAGAATTATGGCGAGTTTCGGGCGTTGAACGAAGTCTCTATTTCCGTACCACAGGGAAGTATTTTTGGACTCTTAGGTCCAAATGGAGCAGGGAAGACCACCCTGATCCGAATCATTAACCAGATCACCATGCCGGATACCGGATCCGTGACCTTGGATGGCGAACCTTTGCGGCCGGATCACATTCGGTACATCGGTTATCTGCCCGAGGAACGCGGTCTGTACAAGAGTATGAAGGTTGGGGAACAGGCGCTATACCTGGCTCAATTAAAAGGATTGTCCAAAGCCGATGCCAAAAAGAAGTTGCTCTATTGGTTTGAGCGTCTGGAGATCGGCGATTGGTGGAACAAAAAGATCCAGGAGCTGTCCAAAGGGATGGCTCAGAAGATTCAATTTGTCGTTACTGTCTTGCACGAGCCCAAGCTGTTGATCTTTGACGAACCATTCAGTGGTTTTGATCCAATCAATGCCAATCTGATCAAAGAACAGATCCTTTATTTACGGGATCAAGGCTCTACTGTTATTTTCTCCACCCACCGTATGGAATCTGTGGAAGAAATGTGCGATCATATTGCCTTGATCCACAAATCCAACAAGATTCTGGATGGTAAGCTACTGGATATCAAACGAGCCTATAAATCCAACACGTATGAAGTCGGATTGATCGCTCCAGATCGAGATCAGGTGACTGCTCAACTCAAGGAGCGATTTGAACTTTTTCCAGCAGATTTTAAGACCATCAATGATGAGTTGCAATACAAGATCAGGATACCAGAGGATCACTCTGCCAATCAGTTGGTTCAATTCCTAACGACCAAAGGGTCCTTAACCCATTTTGTGGAAGTGGTCCCGACCGCCAATGATATCTTTATAGAAACAGTCAGCAAAAACTAG
- a CDS encoding ABC transporter permease gives MNHLSLIIKREYLNKVRNKSFIIMTFLSPLIMVAIIGLVAYLSSLNNDKIEVISVLDESGLFVDQFENTGSLEFKIVDNQSLEEAKLEVEDSGDYGLLYIPRIDNIDQLEDNITFYSADSPSLIVMDDIEDLIESHANNLKLTEAGLDADQIRSLRMRVNTRLETFQGQETSKLGSGLKLVFGGAAGYLLFMFIIIYGNMIMRSVIEEKTSRIIEVIISSVKPIKLLLGKILGTSLAGISQFVAWVVLIGVFSMVMSSVFGIDTSAMQAQQQEALAQADPVVVNDTVQQVIGEIYALPLTNLVIMFILFFAGGYLLYASLYAAIGAAVDNETDTQQFIFPILMPLILAIYVGFFTVIENPHGTVSQVFSFIPFTSPVVMLMRIPFGVPIWQQILSVLILFATFMGTVWFAAKIYRVGILMYGKKPSYRELIKWLKY, from the coding sequence ATGAACCATCTATCACTCATTATAAAACGAGAATATTTAAATAAGGTTAGAAATAAATCCTTTATCATCATGACCTTCCTCAGTCCGCTGATCATGGTTGCGATTATTGGATTGGTGGCCTACCTCTCATCCCTGAACAACGATAAGATCGAAGTGATCTCGGTACTGGACGAAAGTGGATTGTTCGTGGATCAATTCGAGAATACGGGGAGTTTGGAATTTAAGATTGTGGACAATCAAAGTCTGGAAGAGGCCAAGTTGGAGGTAGAAGACTCTGGTGACTATGGGCTACTCTACATTCCACGTATTGATAATATTGATCAGTTGGAGGACAATATAACTTTCTATTCAGCAGATTCACCCTCACTTATTGTGATGGACGATATAGAGGACCTCATCGAGTCCCACGCCAATAACCTGAAACTGACAGAAGCTGGATTGGATGCGGATCAGATTCGATCACTTCGGATGCGAGTCAATACTCGCCTGGAGACCTTTCAAGGACAGGAAACCTCCAAATTGGGGTCGGGTCTCAAGCTTGTTTTCGGTGGAGCAGCGGGTTATCTGTTGTTCATGTTCATCATTATTTATGGAAACATGATCATGCGCTCCGTCATCGAAGAGAAGACCAGTCGCATCATTGAGGTTATTATTTCATCGGTTAAACCCATAAAGCTCTTATTGGGTAAGATCTTGGGAACTTCCCTGGCTGGAATCTCCCAGTTTGTTGCTTGGGTAGTTCTAATAGGGGTGTTTAGTATGGTTATGTCCTCCGTATTTGGAATAGACACCTCTGCTATGCAAGCTCAGCAACAGGAGGCATTGGCTCAGGCGGATCCAGTTGTTGTAAACGATACAGTCCAGCAGGTGATAGGAGAGATCTATGCCCTGCCGTTGACCAACCTGGTCATCATGTTTATTTTATTCTTTGCGGGAGGTTATCTGCTCTATGCCTCACTATATGCTGCAATTGGTGCAGCGGTGGACAACGAGACAGATACTCAGCAATTTATCTTTCCGATCCTGATGCCATTGATTTTGGCCATTTATGTCGGATTCTTTACCGTGATCGAGAACCCACACGGGACCGTTTCCCAAGTGTTCTCCTTTATACCATTTACCTCTCCCGTTGTCATGCTGATGCGAATTCCCTTTGGGGTTCCAATCTGGCAGCAAATACTATCCGTACTTATATTATTTGCTACATTTATGGGAACAGTCTGGTTCGCGGCCAAGATCTATCGTGTAGGTATATTGATGTACGGTAAAAAGCCTAGCTACCGCGAGCTGATTAAGTGGCTCAAATATTAG
- a CDS encoding mechanosensitive ion channel family protein, which yields MFQQELGDKLENVTDSVWTSIQEFLNIGFHFGEGENKVDLTIGTLLVVVVSFLLTHVVLQWIRKLTTRNRDEIDTLKFMTIFRFVRYVVFVLVFFIILSYTGINVTPFLAASAALLVGVGLALQELFQDVIGGVVLMLDKSIGIGDVVEVDGKVGKVIEINLRSTRALTRDDKVLIVPNHMFIRNSIFNYTQNHQATREKVRVGVAYGSDTRLVKELLLESVQGLPNVARFPTPMVLFEDFGDSALIFTVYYFVEDSFITPRTGSNIRFRIDELFREHDIKIPFPQRDVHLFQPPKLSD from the coding sequence ATGTTCCAGCAAGAACTAGGAGATAAACTTGAAAATGTAACCGATAGCGTATGGACCAGTATTCAGGAGTTCCTGAATATTGGTTTCCATTTTGGAGAAGGAGAGAACAAGGTCGATCTGACCATCGGGACCCTTCTGGTCGTTGTTGTTTCATTCCTCTTGACCCATGTGGTGCTTCAATGGATCAGGAAACTGACTACCCGTAATCGGGACGAAATTGACACCCTCAAGTTTATGACCATTTTCCGCTTTGTCCGGTATGTGGTCTTTGTCCTGGTCTTTTTTATCATCTTGAGTTATACGGGTATCAATGTGACTCCTTTCCTGGCTGCTTCGGCTGCTCTTTTGGTGGGAGTTGGATTAGCCCTACAGGAGTTATTCCAGGATGTCATTGGAGGTGTGGTGTTGATGTTGGATAAATCCATCGGAATTGGCGATGTTGTTGAGGTTGACGGAAAAGTAGGAAAGGTCATTGAGATCAATCTCAGATCGACCCGGGCGCTCACCAGGGATGACAAGGTGCTTATCGTACCTAACCACATGTTTATCCGAAACTCTATTTTCAATTATACTCAGAATCATCAGGCGACCCGCGAAAAGGTCCGTGTAGGGGTTGCCTATGGAAGCGATACGCGTTTGGTGAAGGAATTATTGCTGGAAAGCGTTCAAGGGTTACCCAATGTGGCACGATTTCCGACCCCAATGGTATTGTTTGAGGATTTTGGCGATTCGGCTTTGATCTTCACCGTCTACTATTTTGTGGAGGATAGTTTTATCACACCACGAACAGGCAGTAATATTCGTTTTCGGATCGATGAGCTCTTTAGGGAGCACGACATTAAAATACCATTTCCCCAGAGAGATGTGCACCTTTTTCAACCGCCCAAGTTGTCCGATTGA
- the mnmD gene encoding tRNA (5-methylaminomethyl-2-thiouridine)(34)-methyltransferase MnmD, which translates to MKRKLLRTADGSLTIHLPEWNEHYHSHHGAIAEAEHVFMQMGLNHCLKQFDERPIAVLEIGFGTGLNALMTLQQGMRQGISFHYRTLEAYPVAEMEYSQLNYPELLEADSKIFSDLHQADWNTTVNISPGFDLEKVNIRLEDFEPSGDRHLIFFDAFGPRVQPELWTETVFEKMHAELLDGGSLVTYSAKGSVRRAMQSVGFEVERLPGPPGKREMLRATRT; encoded by the coding sequence TTGAAACGCAAACTGCTGCGTACAGCCGATGGTTCCCTGACCATTCATCTACCGGAATGGAATGAGCACTATCACTCTCATCATGGAGCCATAGCAGAGGCCGAGCATGTCTTCATGCAGATGGGATTGAACCATTGCCTAAAGCAGTTTGACGAGCGACCGATCGCTGTATTGGAGATCGGATTCGGAACAGGATTAAATGCCTTGATGACCCTTCAGCAAGGGATGCGTCAGGGCATTTCGTTTCATTACCGCACACTGGAAGCTTATCCGGTAGCTGAGATGGAGTATAGTCAATTGAACTATCCGGAGTTGTTGGAGGCGGACTCGAAAATCTTTTCAGATTTGCATCAGGCGGACTGGAATACAACGGTGAACATTAGCCCAGGCTTCGACCTGGAGAAGGTTAATATTCGCTTGGAGGATTTTGAACCGAGTGGAGACCGGCATCTAATCTTCTTTGACGCCTTTGGACCGCGGGTCCAACCAGAGCTATGGACGGAAACTGTATTTGAGAAGATGCATGCCGAACTGCTTGACGGTGGAAGCTTGGTCACCTATTCTGCCAAAGGGAGTGTGAGAAGAGCCATGCAGTCCGTAGGATTCGAGGTTGAACGCTTGCCCGGTCCACCCGGAAAACGGGAAATGCTCAGAGCGACCAGGACTTAG
- a CDS encoding branched-chain amino acid aminotransferase, translating into MQSISVSDIIVKKAAESRIDQVDFDKLVFGTVFTDHMFECDYINGHWQQPTIRPYGPLTISPAAKVFHYGQAVFEGMKAYKDDQGKVFLFRPDENFNRINKSSERLAIPEFPREYFFGALEELLRMDNDWIKPGLGNSLYIRPFVIASEIGVSASAANQYKFMIILSPAQAYYSGDVSVVIAEKYSRAADGGVGYAKAAGNYGAQFYPTRLAQEQGFQQVIWTDANSHQFLEEAGTMNVFFRVGDKLLTAPTNDRILDGVTRKSLITLAKDAGIDVEVRRVEVSEIVEAAQQGTLKEIFGAGTAAVVSPVKAFSYRGTKYDLPAQESSYAIRFKKALNDIQYNCAPDPYNWRYPIN; encoded by the coding sequence ATGCAAAGCATTTCCGTCAGTGATATCATCGTCAAAAAAGCTGCAGAATCCCGTATCGATCAGGTCGATTTTGACAAGCTGGTCTTTGGAACGGTCTTTACCGATCATATGTTCGAATGTGACTATATCAATGGACATTGGCAGCAACCAACGATCCGACCTTACGGCCCGTTGACCATTTCCCCAGCGGCCAAGGTATTTCATTATGGTCAAGCGGTGTTTGAGGGTATGAAAGCATACAAGGACGATCAGGGCAAGGTCTTCCTGTTCCGACCGGATGAGAATTTCAACCGGATCAACAAGTCGTCAGAGCGCCTGGCCATACCCGAATTTCCACGGGAGTACTTTTTTGGCGCTTTGGAAGAGTTACTGCGTATGGATAATGACTGGATAAAACCAGGTCTGGGGAATTCCCTTTATATCCGTCCGTTTGTGATCGCCAGTGAGATCGGGGTATCGGCATCCGCTGCCAACCAATATAAATTCATGATCATACTCTCGCCTGCACAAGCTTATTACTCTGGTGATGTCAGTGTGGTCATAGCCGAAAAATATAGCCGTGCAGCTGACGGCGGAGTTGGTTATGCCAAAGCGGCGGGTAATTATGGAGCTCAGTTCTATCCTACCCGTTTGGCCCAGGAGCAAGGTTTCCAACAAGTCATCTGGACCGATGCCAATTCCCATCAATTCCTGGAAGAGGCTGGTACCATGAATGTCTTCTTCCGAGTTGGAGATAAATTGTTGACAGCTCCAACCAACGACCGTATTCTGGATGGAGTTACAAGAAAGAGTCTCATTACCCTGGCTAAGGACGCCGGCATTGATGTGGAAGTAAGACGAGTTGAAGTCAGTGAGATCGTGGAAGCTGCACAGCAAGGAACACTTAAAGAGATATTCGGGGCGGGAACCGCTGCCGTTGTCAGCCCGGTTAAGGCCTTTTCTTACAGGGGCACAAAATATGATCTACCTGCCCAGGAGAGTTCCTATGCAATCAGATTCAAAAAGGCGCTGAACGATATTCAATACAACTGCGCACCGGATCCGTACAACTGGCGATACCCCATCAATTAG